The following proteins come from a genomic window of Maniola hyperantus chromosome 8, iAphHyp1.2, whole genome shotgun sequence:
- the LOC138402658 gene encoding mitogen-activated protein kinase kinase kinase 15-like has protein sequence MLEEQKMQTQILKEMVDKKSSTRSQTPSSESTGEYDREELEAFREWLLPRGISDEAAIALVSQHYTLPDVLQHVQREDIARLNLKGGIELRLWRAIVEHRMQNNSNHLRRTSSTETDMDTNSIVVVECQKCKTSRTISNNSSCSNNPTVVIRDQQVNGDDTVGEYYTENGIVNL, from the exons ATGCTCGAGGAACAAAAGATGCAAACGCAAATCCTAAAGGAAATGGTTGATAAGAAATCGAG cACAAGAAGCCAGACGCCCAGCTCAGAATCAACCGGTGAATATGATCGCGAGGAATTGGAAGCTTTTCGCGAGTGGTTGTTACCGCGGGGGATTTCCGACGAAGCGGCCATAGCTTTAGTGTCTCAGCACTACACTCTGCCTGATGTGCTGCAGCATGTGCAGAGAGAAGATATCGCGAGGCTCAACTTGAA GGGCGGTATAGAGCTTCGTCTATGGCGTGCAATAGTCGAACATCGTATGCAGAACAACTCAAACCACTTACGACGAACGAGCAGCACCGAAACAGATATGGACACGAACTCGATAGTCGTCGTCGAATGTCAGAAGTGCAAAACCTCTCGGACCATTTCAAACAACTCCTCCTGCTCCAACAACCCTACAGTAGTCATCAGGGACCAGCAGGTGAACGGTGATGACACCGTGGGTGAGTATTACACGGAGAACGGGATCGTCAACCTTTGA